The Lolium perenne isolate Kyuss_39 chromosome 6, Kyuss_2.0, whole genome shotgun sequence genome segment GTTACTACACTACATTTCACTCCAACACCAAGTACAAACATTCACATTTATGCCCCGTAGATCAGGCAATAGAGCATGGCAATCCAGTAACCAAGATCAGTAACGCCGTGACTCTTACTGTCTACGGACCATCCTTATAAAATGTGGCTAACAGATAGAAGAAAAGATCAGCAATTCGATAATACTTACCTGGCAATGGGATGGCGAGGATGTCTCCCGGCGCGGCGACCGGACTGCCCATGGCGTTGACGTTCATGACATCCGTGACGGTTGTCTCGTACCCGGCGGCGATAGCAGGCACGGTGTCTCCGACCTGCACGACGTAGGAGAGGTACACCGCGGGGAGGTTGCTGTCGGAGGAGTTGAAGCAGACGCATGGGAGCGGCACGACGAGCGGCTGGCCCGCGTCGAGCGGCGCGTCCGGGTCGGCGTCCGCGAGGCCGTTGGCGCCGCGGATCTGGTCGGCGGAGGCGAGCCCCGCGAAGACGACGTCGGCGAGCGTGGCGAGCGTGTCGGCGGGGCGGGCCGCGTAGCGGACGGCGACGGACTTGCGGACGCCgtcggcgcaggcgcagcgggcgggcacgcggaggaggaggcccgcgGGCAGGATGCGGTGCGCGGCGCCCGGGGCGGCGAAGTCGAGCGCGTTGGCGGCGAGGAGGGCCGAGGGGTCGGTGGCGAAGAGCGCGGCCACCTCGGACACCTTCATGTCCGCGTATAGCGTGTAGCCCAGGAGCGCCGGGCAGGAGTCGGAGCCCGAGCAGGGCTCGATCGTCGTCTTTGCGTCAGAGGCCACGATCGCGGCGAGCATTACGGCCGCTGCTGCCACGAAGGCGGACAGCTCCATTGTTCCCGATCGAGAGATGCTAGCTTGGTGCTTCGTCAGGCAGGCCGTGGAGCTCGATCGAGAGTGAAGTGAAGTGTGCAGCGGCTAGCTAGTATGTGTAAGCTGTGAGCTGTGCAGGAGCGTGGAGTAATCGATGGGggcctggcctggcctggcctAGTCGTCAGTGGGCGAAACGGGGCGCTGATGCGTGGGTTTGTAATGGCGGGAGGAGAGCTTGTTTGGTTTTGGCAGCTCGTCATGGGAATCTGTGCCAAAACCGGGGGAGGAGGAAAGGGTCGCAGAGAGACGGCCGGAAGGGCTTTCCCGTGGCAACCATTCGGTTTCGCTACCTGACCTGTGGGATTGATGAGGAAAAGCAGATGAGTAGGCAGGGCGGCGTGCGACACGCGACCGTTTAGGCTTCTGCGCAGGTAAAAGTGAGTCCTTATTAATTCACCCGGCCGCCTCCGCGTCGCAATCGAAACGTCGTCAACTTCACGTGACACTCTTCCTGCTTCACTTTATTAATTCACCCGTATTGAAGAGCAATGGTGAAGCATCGCACATTTGCACGCGCCATTAATTGGTACAGCTACCTACACGTACGCCACGCATCCATCCATTTCGTGGgtctgtttttatttattttttccttTATTTCGCTGCAACCAAATCGCTCGCATCCTTTCCTCCCTTCTTtcatcttcttctcttcttctccctcgcTCCAAACAACGAAAACAAAACATGGCGAGATATGTACGAGTCAAGCACGCCCATGCACGAAATGCACTAATGCATGCACGTCCAACTATCGCTCAAAATTTTAAAATTCATCTCTAAATAAACTAGCCTCCTACTACCACAAGCTAGCTAGGGCGCACGCTACTCAATGGGTCAAAACTAAAACACAATTCCATGCCATGGAATGGAAAGCATCCCTGTTATCCAGCCTTTTTTTTTCCTACTATACCCAAACTCTACCATCGCTTACCCCATTTAACATGTTTTTttcctactccctccgtccataaatatatgccaaagatttatttgaatttggatgtatctatacactaaatcgtgtctagatacatttaaatttagataaatttttagcatttatttatggacagaggtagtactatATTTCGCAGCGACAAGCGGCGAAATAGCAACGGCTTCAGGTACGGCGGCGACTTCTTCGCACCGGCAACTGCTTCGTGCACGGCCtctggcatggcggcggcggcctcgcgCTGCACCCAGCGATGACCACGGTGGTGGCCATggttgtggcggcggcggaggccggcACCTGGACCATAGCGACGGCGAGGGGCAACAAGAGGTGCCCTGCGGT includes the following:
- the LOC127305965 gene encoding lysM domain-containing GPI-anchored protein LYP6, translated to MELSAFVAAAAVMLAAIVASDAKTTIEPCSGSDSCPALLGYTLYADMKVSEVAALFATDPSALLAANALDFAAPGAAHRILPAGLLLRVPARCACADGVRKSVAVRYAARPADTLATLADVVFAGLASADQIRGANGLADADPDAPLDAGQPLVVPLPCVCFNSSDSNLPAVYLSYVVQVGDTVPAIAAGYETTVTDVMNVNAMGSPVAAPGDILAIPLPACASSFPKSASDHGLLVANGTYALTAGNCVQCSCGPGNLNLYCTPASLSGSCPSTQCSNSNVLLGNASTHATSAGCNVSSCSYGGFVNGTIKTLLNTGLQPKCPGPHQVPLLTDPPTIVNRDYSTSIPPLSAPAPAEAGGEMPEPPPSSSVQGGSFTLPRTSPADGPAGSISEAPLLTSKPRKILSWFILCLFLHFHM